The following are encoded together in the Trachemys scripta elegans isolate TJP31775 chromosome 7, CAS_Tse_1.0, whole genome shotgun sequence genome:
- the LGALS12 gene encoding galectin-12 isoform X5, with protein MPRPDIAIHFNPRFRSQPHVICNTLQNGRWLEETKFPHLPLKRGEAFQLLFLFGQDEVQVSVNGQHFLQYRSRLPLARVDTVGVFGDIMVKSMAFLRSNPFDASRTEYPVAHPMQLNSSKLAVPYCHPLPRGLASRDTIIVRGLVCPVPEGFSLSLREDPSHVPLRLSTCFRTRALMWSSFPDGALSHTEKVAACFPFHPQRFFELLLVCEEGSFKLALNGIPLGQYDTPWLSWDRITELWIEGDVTLYSVLS; from the exons ATGCCCCGGCCAGACATTGCCATCCACTTCAATCCCCGCTTCCGCTCCCAGCCTCATGTAATCTGCAACACCCTGCAGAACGGGCGCTGGCTGGAGGAGACCAagttcccccacctccctctcaAGAGGGGAGAGGCCTTCCAGCTGCTCTTCCTCTTTGGGCAGGATGAGGTGCAG GTGAGTGTGAATGGGCAGCACTTCCTCCAGTACCGCTCCCGCCTGCCCCTGGCCCGAGTGGACACCGTAGGGGTGTTTGGCGACATCATGGTGAAGAGCATGGCCTTCCTGCGCAGCAAT CCCTTTGACGCCAGCCGAACTGAGTACCCTGTTGCTCAT CCAATGCAGCTAAACAGCTCCAAGCTG GCTGTGCCATACTGCCACCCGCTCCCCCGTGGACTTGCATCAAGAGACACCATTATAGTGAGAGGACTGGTTTGCCCAGTGCCAGAGGG ATTCAGCCTCAGCCTGAGGGAAGACCCGTCCCATGTGCCCCTAAGACTCAGCACCTGCTTCAGAACCAGAGCCCTGATGTGGAGCTCCTTCCCAGATGGGGCCCTGAGCCACACAGAGAAAGTGGCAGCCTGCTTCCCCTTTCATCCCCAGCGCTTCTTTGAG TTGCTGCTTGTCTGTGAGGAGGGGAGTTTCAAACTGGCACTCAACGGGATCCCCCTGGGACAGTATGACACGCCTTGGCTCTCCTGGGACCGGATCACAGAGCTGTGGATAGAGGGTGACGTCACACTCTACAGTGTCCTCTCCTGA
- the LGALS12 gene encoding galectin-12 isoform X4, producing MVLVQGVVLAEAERFQVDFQCGCSVMPRPDIAIHFNPRFRSQPHVICNTLQNGRWLEETKFPHLPLKRGEAFQLLFLFGQDEVQVSVNGQHFLQYRSRLPLARVDTVGVFGDIMVKSMAFLRSNPFDASRTEYPVAHPMQLNSSKLAVPYCHPLPRGLASRDTIIVRGLVCPVPEGFSLSLREDPSHVPLRLSTCFRTRALMWSSFPDGALSHTEKVAACFPFHPQRFFELLLVCEEGSFKLALNGIPLGQYDTPWLSWDRITELWIEGDVTLYSVLS from the exons GTTCCAGGTGGATTTCCAGTGTGGCTGTAGTGTGATGCCCCGGCCAGACATTGCCATCCACTTCAATCCCCGCTTCCGCTCCCAGCCTCATGTAATCTGCAACACCCTGCAGAACGGGCGCTGGCTGGAGGAGACCAagttcccccacctccctctcaAGAGGGGAGAGGCCTTCCAGCTGCTCTTCCTCTTTGGGCAGGATGAGGTGCAG GTGAGTGTGAATGGGCAGCACTTCCTCCAGTACCGCTCCCGCCTGCCCCTGGCCCGAGTGGACACCGTAGGGGTGTTTGGCGACATCATGGTGAAGAGCATGGCCTTCCTGCGCAGCAAT CCCTTTGACGCCAGCCGAACTGAGTACCCTGTTGCTCAT CCAATGCAGCTAAACAGCTCCAAGCTG GCTGTGCCATACTGCCACCCGCTCCCCCGTGGACTTGCATCAAGAGACACCATTATAGTGAGAGGACTGGTTTGCCCAGTGCCAGAGGG ATTCAGCCTCAGCCTGAGGGAAGACCCGTCCCATGTGCCCCTAAGACTCAGCACCTGCTTCAGAACCAGAGCCCTGATGTGGAGCTCCTTCCCAGATGGGGCCCTGAGCCACACAGAGAAAGTGGCAGCCTGCTTCCCCTTTCATCCCCAGCGCTTCTTTGAG TTGCTGCTTGTCTGTGAGGAGGGGAGTTTCAAACTGGCACTCAACGGGATCCCCCTGGGACAGTATGACACGCCTTGGCTCTCCTGGGACCGGATCACAGAGCTGTGGATAGAGGGTGACGTCACACTCTACAGTGTCCTCTCCTGA